The Heliangelus exortis chromosome 21, bHelExo1.hap1, whole genome shotgun sequence genome includes a window with the following:
- the IFT22 gene encoding intraflagellar transport protein 22 homolog isoform X2: protein MKDSHGVIIIFNPELPSHLKEIEMWYSCFVQQQPLLDNQCLLVAHHKPGSAGDTEDLSLAHPLNKLKLIHSNLEEDPEDVRMEFIKYFRSILTLMNESREKEEMSIIS, encoded by the exons ATGAAGGATTCTCATGGTGTAATAATAATCTTCAACCCTGAGCTGCCCAGTCACCTGAAAGAAATTGAAATGTGGTACTCCTGTtttgtgcagcagcagccactgcttgATAATCAGTGCCTCCTGGTTGCCCATCACAAACCAGGCAGTGCAGGAGACACAGAAGATCTGTCCTTAG CTCACCCACTGAACAAACTAAAGCTGATACATTCCAACTTAGAGGAAGATCCTGAAGATGTTCGGATGGAATTtattaaatacttcagaagCATTCTCACCTTAATGaatgagagcagagagaaggaagaaatgtcTATTATCTCTTAA
- the IFT22 gene encoding intraflagellar transport protein 22 homolog isoform X1, which translates to MLKAKVLLVGPRQSGKSVLANFVSESIEGIGSYSPTQGVRILEYETPNLTGSSKGAGCRFELWDCSGDQKFETCWPALMKDSHGVIIIFNPELPSHLKEIEMWYSCFVQQQPLLDNQCLLVAHHKPGSAGDTEDLSLAHPLNKLKLIHSNLEEDPEDVRMEFIKYFRSILTLMNESREKEEMSIIS; encoded by the exons ATGCTGAAAGCgaaggtgctgctggtggggccCCGCCAG TCTGGAAAGTCGGTGTTGGCCAACTTTGTTTCCGAGAGCATAGAAGGGATCGGCAGCTACAGCCCGACCCAGGGTGTGAG GATCCTGGAGTACGAGACGCCAAACTTGACTGGAAGCAGCAAGGGAGCTGGGTGCCGGTTTGAGCTGTGGGATTGCAGTGGTGATCAGAA GTTTGAAACATGCTGGCCAGCTCTGATGAAGGATTCTCATGGTGTAATAATAATCTTCAACCCTGAGCTGCCCAGTCACCTGAAAGAAATTGAAATGTGGTACTCCTGTtttgtgcagcagcagccactgcttgATAATCAGTGCCTCCTGGTTGCCCATCACAAACCAGGCAGTGCAGGAGACACAGAAGATCTGTCCTTAG CTCACCCACTGAACAAACTAAAGCTGATACATTCCAACTTAGAGGAAGATCCTGAAGATGTTCGGATGGAATTtattaaatacttcagaagCATTCTCACCTTAATGaatgagagcagagagaaggaagaaatgtcTATTATCTCTTAA